The proteins below are encoded in one region of Bacteroides uniformis:
- the lpxK gene encoding tetraacyldisaccharide 4'-kinase, with the protein MEENFIKIYHWLYPLSWLYGIGVCLRNKLFDWGWLRSKSFDVPVICVGNLAVGGTGKTPHTEYLIKLLQKNGVNVATLSRGYKRKSRGYVLADDKSNVRQIGDEPYQIKNKFPNARVAVDENRCHGIEQLLKLENPTVEAIILDDAFQHRHVKAGLNILLTDFHRLLCDDALLPAGRLREPSSGKNRAQMVIVTKCPDDIKPIDFNIIAKRLHLYPYQQLYFSRFRYGMLTPLFPEKTNSRKVLSSLTRDEQVLLVTGIASPAPLQKEVESYTPHVKLLSFDDHHDFTPKDLLQIKEQFLHLEEWKRLIITTEKDAARLKLHPALDETLKPYIYVLPIEIEILQNQQYIFNQNIIGYVRAHSRNSSLSEGKDAHPA; encoded by the coding sequence ATGGAGGAAAACTTTATCAAGATATATCATTGGCTATATCCCCTATCATGGCTTTATGGGATAGGGGTATGCTTGCGAAATAAACTCTTTGACTGGGGCTGGCTCCGGTCAAAGAGTTTTGACGTTCCAGTAATATGCGTGGGCAATCTTGCTGTGGGCGGAACTGGCAAGACGCCACATACCGAATATCTGATAAAGCTATTACAAAAAAACGGAGTAAATGTAGCCACCCTCAGTCGGGGTTACAAGCGTAAAAGCCGAGGCTATGTATTGGCCGATGACAAGAGCAATGTACGCCAAATAGGTGACGAGCCGTATCAAATTAAAAATAAATTCCCCAATGCACGGGTAGCGGTAGACGAAAACCGTTGCCACGGCATTGAGCAACTGCTGAAACTGGAAAATCCCACTGTAGAAGCCATCATCCTGGACGATGCCTTCCAACATCGCCATGTAAAAGCTGGGCTGAACATTCTACTAACTGATTTTCACCGGTTACTGTGCGATGATGCCTTGCTCCCTGCCGGAAGACTCCGCGAACCTTCAAGCGGTAAAAACCGGGCACAGATGGTCATCGTCACCAAATGTCCGGATGATATCAAGCCGATAGACTTCAACATCATAGCTAAACGGCTCCACCTCTATCCATACCAACAACTGTATTTCTCCAGATTCCGCTATGGAATGTTGACACCGCTATTTCCCGAGAAAACGAACAGCCGGAAAGTGCTCTCCTCCCTCACCAGAGACGAGCAAGTACTGCTGGTGACAGGCATCGCCTCCCCCGCCCCCTTACAGAAAGAAGTGGAATCTTACACGCCACACGTCAAATTGCTGTCATTTGATGACCATCATGACTTTACTCCCAAGGATTTATTGCAAATAAAGGAACAATTCCTGCACCTGGAAGAGTGGAAAAGACTGATAATCACCACGGAGAAAGATGCGGCAAGGCTGAAACTCCATCCCGCACTGGACGAAACACTAAAGCCGTACATCTACGTGCTGCCGATAGAAATAGAAATTTTACAAAATCAACAATATATATTTAACCAAAACATTATTGGCTATGTTAGAGCGCATTCAAGAAACAGCAGCCTTTCTGAAGGGAAAGATGCACACCCAGCCTGA
- the sppA gene encoding signal peptide peptidase SppA — protein MKDFLKFTFATITGIIVSVVVLVFISILVVFSMVSSSESETQVRKNSIMMLDLNGALAERSQDNPFDALMGDNYKTYGLDDILSSIKKAKENDDIKGIYIEATSLGAGFASREEIRNALKDFKESGKFIVAYGDSYSQGLYYLSSIADKVLLNPQGMVEWRGLAATPMFFKDLLAKIGVEMQIFKVGTYKSAVEPFISTEMSPANREQIDAYLTSIWGQVTNDVAESRKISVDSLNAIADRMLMFYPAEESVQCGLVDTLIYKNDVRNYLKAMVGIDKDDRMPVLGLQDMINVKKNVPKDKSGNVIAVYYAYGEIDGGSSSASSEEGIDSKKVIKDLRKLKDDEDVKAVVLRVNSPGGSAYGSEQIWYAVSELKKEKPVIVSMGDYAASGGYYISCNADTIVAEPTTLTGSIGIFGMFPNAKGLTDKIGVNFDVVKTNKYADFGMLTRPMNDGEKGLMQMYVNNGYDLFLTRCSDGRGISKEDLDKIAQGRVWTGSKAKELGLVDELGGLDKALDIAIAKAGVDAYTVMSYPKKESFFESLMNTNPGNYIKARMLKGTMGEIYQQFSVLENFDKCDRIQARVPFELNIQ, from the coding sequence ATGAAAGATTTTCTGAAATTTACGTTTGCCACCATTACCGGCATCATCGTATCAGTCGTTGTTTTAGTTTTCATCAGTATTTTGGTGGTTTTCAGCATGGTATCATCTTCGGAGTCAGAAACGCAAGTACGCAAAAACTCCATTATGATGCTGGATTTGAATGGTGCACTGGCTGAACGCAGCCAAGACAATCCGTTCGATGCCCTTATGGGAGACAATTATAAGACTTATGGCCTGGATGATATCCTCTCTTCTATCAAAAAAGCAAAAGAGAATGACGACATTAAAGGTATCTATATAGAAGCGACTTCGCTGGGTGCAGGATTTGCTTCACGCGAAGAAATACGCAATGCATTGAAGGATTTCAAGGAATCGGGAAAATTCATCGTGGCTTATGGTGACAGCTATTCCCAAGGTCTTTATTATCTGTCAAGTATAGCCGACAAGGTGTTGCTGAACCCGCAAGGTATGGTCGAGTGGAGGGGCTTGGCCGCTACCCCCATGTTCTTCAAGGATTTGCTGGCCAAAATCGGAGTAGAAATGCAGATATTCAAAGTAGGTACCTACAAATCGGCTGTAGAGCCTTTCATCTCTACCGAAATGAGCCCTGCCAACCGTGAACAAATCGACGCTTACCTGACCTCCATCTGGGGACAAGTGACCAATGATGTTGCAGAATCACGCAAAATATCTGTAGACTCACTGAACGCCATTGCCGACCGCATGTTGATGTTCTATCCCGCAGAAGAAAGTGTGCAATGCGGACTGGTCGATACATTAATATATAAGAATGATGTACGCAACTACCTGAAAGCGATGGTAGGCATCGACAAAGACGACCGCATGCCCGTACTTGGTTTGCAGGACATGATTAACGTAAAGAAGAATGTTCCCAAAGACAAAAGTGGAAATGTGATTGCCGTATACTATGCCTATGGAGAAATTGACGGTGGTTCATCTTCTGCCTCCAGCGAAGAAGGCATCGACTCTAAAAAGGTGATTAAAGACCTGCGCAAGCTGAAAGATGACGAAGATGTAAAAGCTGTAGTATTACGCGTAAACTCACCGGGCGGAAGCGCCTATGGTTCAGAACAGATATGGTATGCCGTCAGCGAATTGAAGAAAGAGAAACCAGTCATTGTTTCCATGGGTGACTATGCAGCTTCAGGAGGTTACTACATTTCTTGTAATGCAGACACCATCGTGGCCGAGCCTACCACACTGACGGGTTCTATCGGCATCTTCGGCATGTTCCCCAACGCAAAGGGGCTGACTGATAAAATCGGGGTAAATTTTGATGTAGTGAAAACCAATAAATACGCAGACTTCGGCATGCTGACACGCCCGATGAATGACGGAGAAAAAGGGCTGATGCAAATGTATGTGAACAACGGATATGACCTCTTCCTCACCCGCTGCTCCGATGGCCGAGGCATCAGCAAGGAAGACCTGGATAAAATTGCCCAAGGCCGTGTATGGACCGGAAGCAAGGCCAAGGAACTAGGACTAGTCGACGAATTGGGTGGTTTGGACAAAGCTTTGGACATTGCCATTGCAAAGGCCGGAGTAGATGCCTATACCGTGATGAGCTATCCGAAAAAGGAAAGTTTCTTTGAAAGTCTGATGAACACCAATCCGGGTAACTACATCAAAGCACGTATGCTGAAAGGCACAATGGGCGAGATATACCAGCAGTTCAGCGTCCTGGAGAATTTTGACAAATGTGACCGTATACAAGCACGTGTACCCTTTGAACTGAATATTCAATAA